A region from the Candidatus Electrothrix scaldis genome encodes:
- the gdhA gene encoding NADP-specific glutamate dehydrogenase, with protein MENLPAHIIQRDPDQKEFLQAVSELLVTVKPVLDRNPEYRSQAIIERITEPERAIIFRVPWMDDQGRVQVNRGFRVEMNSAIGPYKGGLRFHPSVTLSIIKFLAFEQVFKNSLTTLQMGGGKGGADFDPKGRSDAEVMRFCQAFMTELARHIGPNTDVPAGDIGVGAREIGYLFGMYKKIRNEFTGVLTGKGLNWGGSLIRPQATGYGVVYFTAEMLAESGTSLEGKACLVSGSGNVAQYTAEKILQLGGKVLTLSDSSGYIYDEEGIDAEKLQHIMQLKNIRRARIREYCEKYPQAVYTEVNPELDYNPLWNHKADCAMPCATQNEINEQDARNLLGNGVLLVCEGANMPSTPEAIDIFLEHKILYGPGKAANAGGVAVSGLEMSQNSMRLAWPEEEVDTHLRRIMKSIHTTCLDAANEYGLPKNYLAGANIAGFVKVVNAMLDQGLV; from the coding sequence TGGAAAATCTCCCTGCCCATATTATTCAGCGTGATCCTGACCAGAAAGAATTCCTTCAGGCTGTTTCTGAACTGCTGGTAACCGTCAAACCTGTATTGGACCGTAACCCGGAATACCGCAGTCAGGCAATTATCGAACGCATCACCGAGCCGGAACGTGCAATTATCTTCCGGGTGCCGTGGATGGACGATCAAGGTAGGGTGCAGGTAAACCGGGGCTTTCGGGTCGAGATGAATTCCGCCATTGGTCCCTATAAAGGAGGCTTGCGTTTTCATCCCTCAGTCACCTTGTCAATTATTAAATTTCTCGCCTTTGAACAGGTATTTAAAAACAGCCTCACCACCTTGCAAATGGGAGGAGGGAAGGGCGGAGCAGATTTTGATCCCAAGGGACGCTCCGACGCCGAGGTCATGCGTTTTTGCCAGGCCTTTATGACGGAATTAGCACGTCATATCGGGCCGAATACCGATGTTCCGGCCGGAGATATCGGTGTAGGTGCTCGTGAAATCGGTTATCTTTTTGGTATGTATAAAAAGATTCGTAATGAGTTTACAGGGGTACTCACCGGAAAAGGCCTGAATTGGGGCGGCAGCCTGATTCGTCCCCAAGCGACCGGCTATGGTGTGGTCTATTTCACCGCTGAAATGCTGGCAGAGAGTGGAACCTCCCTGGAAGGCAAAGCTTGTCTGGTCTCGGGTTCAGGTAATGTGGCGCAATATACTGCGGAAAAAATCCTCCAACTGGGGGGAAAGGTGCTAACCCTGTCCGATTCCTCGGGATATATCTATGACGAAGAGGGGATTGATGCGGAGAAACTTCAGCATATCATGCAGCTGAAGAATATTCGCCGGGCGCGTATCCGTGAGTATTGTGAAAAATATCCGCAGGCTGTCTATACTGAGGTTAATCCAGAGCTTGATTATAATCCGCTTTGGAATCATAAGGCAGATTGCGCCATGCCCTGTGCAACACAGAATGAAATAAATGAGCAGGATGCCCGCAACCTCCTGGGAAACGGGGTATTGCTTGTCTGTGAGGGAGCGAATATGCCCAGTACTCCCGAGGCTATTGATATCTTTCTTGAGCACAAGATATTGTACGGTCCGGGCAAGGCCGCCAATGCCGGTGGAGTCGCGGTTTCCGGTCTGGAAATGTCACAGAACTCTATGCGGCTTGCCTGGCCTGAGGAGGAAGTGGATACCCATTTGCGCAGAATCATGAAATCTATCCACACAACCTGTCTGGACGCTGCCAATGAGTACGGGTTACCGAAAAATTACCTGGCTGGAGCCAATATTGCAGGCTTTGTCAAGGTGGTGAATGCAATGCTTGACCAGGGATTGGTCTGA